Proteins co-encoded in one Klebsiella michiganensis genomic window:
- a CDS encoding glycogen branching protein, which translates to MSVLPEKDVINALIAGHFADPFSLLGMHQTDAGLEVRALLPDATEVWVIEPKTGRKVAQLDCLDFRGFFCGLIPRRKNTFRYQLAVVWHGQENLIDDPYRFGPLIQELDSWLLSEGTHLRPYETLGAHAETMDGVTGTRFSLWAPNARRVSVVGQFNYWDGRRHPMRLRRESGIWELFIPGAHSGQLYKFELLDAEGQLRIKADPYAFEAQMRPETASLICGLPEKTTLSPERQKANGFDQPISIYEVHLGSWRRHTDNNFWLSYRELADQLIPYVKEMGFTHLELLPVNEHPFDGSWGYQPQGLYAPTRRFGTRDDFLYLIGAAHEAGLNVLLDWVPGHFPTDDAGLAKFDGTALYEHGDPREGYHQDWNTLIYNYGRREVSNYLVGNALYWIERFGIDGLRVDAVASMIYRDYSRESGKWVPNEYGGRENLEAIEFLRSTNRIIGEQTPGAVTMAEESTDFAGVSRPPSMGGLGFWFKWNLGWMHDTLDYMKLDPVYRQHHHDKMTFGMLYNGTENFVLPLSHDEVVHGKKSILDRMPGDAWQKFANLRAYYGWMWAFPGKKLLFMGNEFAQGREWNHDSSLDWHLLQGGDNWHHGVQRLVRDLNHTYRRHAALHQLDFDGYGFEWLVVEDKANSVFVFVRRDAEGNEVIVASNFTPVPRYHYRFGVNQPGRWREELNTDSMHYHGSNAGNSGTVRSEAVPSHGRDHSLCITLPPLSTLWLIREGDA; encoded by the coding sequence ATGTCTGTTCTGCCGGAAAAAGACGTGATTAATGCGCTAATTGCGGGTCATTTTGCCGATCCGTTTTCCCTGCTGGGGATGCACCAAACCGACGCCGGACTTGAAGTCCGGGCGCTGCTGCCTGACGCCACCGAAGTGTGGGTGATAGAGCCTAAGACCGGACGCAAAGTTGCCCAGCTCGACTGCCTCGATTTCCGCGGCTTTTTCTGTGGGCTGATTCCTCGCCGTAAAAACACTTTTCGCTACCAGCTTGCCGTTGTCTGGCATGGTCAGGAAAACCTGATCGACGATCCTTACCGTTTTGGCCCTCTGATTCAGGAGCTGGATAGCTGGCTGCTCTCAGAAGGGACTCATTTGCGCCCTTACGAAACGCTGGGCGCGCATGCCGAGACAATGGACGGCGTGACCGGAACGCGTTTCTCGCTTTGGGCACCTAACGCCCGGCGTGTCTCCGTCGTGGGGCAGTTTAACTATTGGGATGGCCGCCGCCACCCAATGCGGCTGCGGCGAGAAAGCGGTATTTGGGAACTGTTTATTCCAGGGGCGCACAGCGGCCAGCTCTATAAGTTCGAGCTGCTGGATGCCGAAGGGCAGCTGCGTATTAAAGCCGATCCTTACGCTTTTGAAGCGCAAATGCGCCCCGAAACGGCCTCGCTGATTTGTGGCCTGCCGGAGAAAACCACGCTCAGCCCCGAGCGGCAAAAAGCTAACGGCTTTGATCAACCCATCTCAATTTATGAGGTGCACCTCGGCTCGTGGCGCCGCCACACCGACAATAACTTCTGGCTCAGCTACCGAGAACTGGCGGATCAGCTCATTCCGTACGTCAAAGAGATGGGCTTTACCCATCTTGAACTGCTGCCGGTTAACGAACATCCGTTTGACGGCAGCTGGGGCTACCAGCCGCAGGGGCTTTACGCCCCGACGCGCCGTTTTGGCACACGCGACGACTTTCTTTATCTGATAGGCGCGGCCCACGAAGCCGGGCTTAACGTTCTGCTGGACTGGGTGCCGGGCCATTTTCCGACGGACGATGCCGGGCTGGCGAAGTTTGACGGCACTGCGCTGTATGAGCACGGCGATCCGCGCGAGGGCTATCACCAGGACTGGAACACGCTGATTTACAACTATGGTCGCCGGGAAGTCAGCAACTATCTGGTGGGCAACGCGCTCTACTGGATTGAGCGGTTTGGCATTGACGGCCTGCGCGTGGATGCCGTGGCCTCGATGATTTATCGCGACTATAGCCGGGAAAGCGGAAAATGGGTTCCGAATGAGTACGGCGGGCGTGAGAACCTTGAAGCCATTGAGTTTCTGCGTAGCACTAACCGAATCATCGGCGAGCAAACGCCGGGCGCGGTGACCATGGCGGAAGAATCCACCGATTTTGCCGGCGTTTCTCGCCCACCGAGCATGGGCGGGCTAGGGTTCTGGTTTAAGTGGAATCTGGGCTGGATGCACGACACGCTCGATTACATGAAGCTCGACCCGGTATACCGGCAGCACCACCACGACAAAATGACCTTCGGCATGCTGTATAACGGCACCGAAAATTTCGTGCTGCCGCTGTCGCACGATGAAGTCGTGCACGGCAAGAAATCGATTCTCGACCGTATGCCGGGGGACGCCTGGCAGAAGTTCGCCAATCTTCGCGCGTACTACGGCTGGATGTGGGCATTTCCGGGCAAAAAGCTGCTGTTTATGGGCAACGAATTTGCCCAGGGGCGAGAGTGGAACCACGACAGCAGCCTCGACTGGCACCTGCTGCAGGGGGGCGATAACTGGCACCACGGCGTGCAGCGTCTGGTGCGCGACCTGAATCATACTTATCGACGTCACGCGGCATTGCATCAGTTGGATTTCGACGGCTACGGTTTTGAATGGCTGGTGGTGGAAGATAAGGCTAATTCAGTCTTTGTTTTCGTGCGGCGAGATGCCGAAGGCAATGAAGTGATTGTCGCCAGCAATTTTACGCCGGTGCCGCGTTACCATTATCGCTTCGGGGTTAATCAGCCAGGGCGCTGGCGCGAAGAGCTGAATACCGACTCCATGCACTACCATGGCAGCAACGCCGGCAATAGCGGGACGGTGCGCAGTGAAGCGGTGCCGAGCCACGGCCGCGACCATTCTCTGTGCATTACGCTACCGCCGCTGTCCACGCTCTGGTTGATCCGTGAGGGGGACGCATGA
- a CDS encoding aspartate-semialdehyde dehydrogenase (catalyzes the formation of 4-aspartyl phosphate from aspartate 4-semialdehyde) has protein sequence MKNVGFIGWRGMVGSVLMQRMVEERDFDAIRPVFFSTSQLGQAAPTFAGTTGGTLQDAFDLEALKALDIIVTCQGGDYTNEIYPKLRESGWQGYWIDAASSLRMKDDAIIILDPVNQHVIQEGLNNGVKTFVGGNCTVSLMLMSLGGLFANDLVDWVSVATYQAASGGGARHMRELLNQMGQLYGEVSSELANPASAILDIERKVTELGRSGKLPVDNFGVPLAGSLIPWIDKQLDNGQSREEWKGQAETNKILATSSVIPVDGLCVRVGALRCHSQAFTIKLKKDVSIPTVEELLAAHNPWAKVVPNDREITMRELTPAAVTGTLSTPVGRLRKLNMGPEYLSAFTVGDQLLWGAAEPLRRMLRSLA, from the coding sequence ATGAAAAATGTTGGTTTTATTGGCTGGCGCGGTATGGTCGGCTCTGTACTCATGCAACGCATGGTGGAAGAGCGCGATTTTGACGCCATTCGTCCGGTTTTCTTCTCCACTTCCCAGCTTGGGCAGGCAGCCCCTACGTTTGCCGGCACCACCGGCGGTACACTGCAGGACGCATTTGATCTGGAAGCGCTGAAGGCGCTGGATATCATCGTGACCTGCCAGGGCGGCGATTATACCAACGAAATCTATCCAAAGCTCCGTGAAAGCGGCTGGCAGGGTTACTGGATCGACGCAGCTTCTTCTCTACGCATGAAAGATGACGCGATTATTATCCTCGACCCGGTGAACCAGCACGTTATTCAGGAAGGCCTGAACAACGGCGTGAAAACCTTCGTCGGCGGCAACTGTACCGTCAGCCTGATGCTGATGTCCCTGGGCGGCCTGTTTGCCAATGACCTCGTTGACTGGGTTTCTGTGGCAACTTACCAGGCGGCGTCCGGCGGCGGCGCGCGTCACATGCGCGAACTGCTGAACCAAATGGGCCAGCTGTACGGTGAAGTTTCCTCCGAACTGGCAAATCCGGCTTCCGCCATTCTTGATATCGAACGTAAAGTCACCGAGCTTGGCCGTAGCGGCAAACTGCCGGTGGATAACTTCGGCGTGCCGCTGGCCGGCAGTCTGATCCCGTGGATCGACAAGCAGCTCGACAACGGCCAGAGCCGTGAAGAGTGGAAAGGTCAGGCCGAAACCAACAAAATTCTTGCGACCTCTTCCGTTATCCCGGTTGACGGTTTGTGCGTGCGCGTAGGCGCGCTGCGCTGCCATAGCCAGGCGTTCACCATCAAGCTGAAGAAAGACGTTTCTATTCCGACCGTGGAAGAACTGCTGGCCGCGCACAACCCGTGGGCGAAAGTGGTGCCAAACGACCGCGAAATTACCATGCGTGAGCTGACGCCTGCCGCGGTAACCGGCACGCTGTCTACGCCAGTTGGCCGCCTGCGCAAGCTGAACATGGGGCCGGAGTACCTTTCCGCCTTCACCGTTGGTGACCAGTTGCTGTGGGGCGCCGCTGAACCGCTGCGCAGAATGCTGCGGTCACTTGCATAA
- a CDS encoding antibiotic transporter — MTEIISAAVLLILIMDPLGNLPIFMSVLKHTEPKRRRAIMIRELLIALLLMLIFLFAGEKILGFLNLRAETVSISGGIILFLIAIKMIFPGQEGSSSGLPAGEEPFIVPLAIPLVAGPSLLATLMLLSHQYPNQMGHLVAALMLAWGGTVAILLQSSLFLRLLGEKGVNALERLMGLVLIMISTQMFLDGIRTWMRG, encoded by the coding sequence ATGACTGAAATCATATCCGCCGCGGTACTCCTGATCCTGATTATGGACCCGCTGGGTAACTTGCCGATCTTTATGTCGGTCCTAAAACACACGGAGCCAAAGCGTCGCCGGGCCATTATGATCCGCGAACTGCTTATTGCTCTGCTGCTGATGCTTATCTTCCTGTTTGCCGGCGAAAAAATTCTCGGTTTCCTGAATTTGCGCGCTGAAACCGTGTCGATTTCAGGCGGCATCATTCTGTTCCTTATCGCCATCAAGATGATTTTCCCGGGCCAGGAAGGCAGTTCATCCGGCCTGCCTGCGGGCGAGGAACCGTTTATCGTCCCTCTGGCGATTCCGCTGGTTGCCGGCCCTTCTCTGCTGGCGACGCTGATGCTGCTATCGCACCAGTATCCAAACCAGATGGGGCATTTAGTCGCCGCGCTGATGCTGGCCTGGGGCGGTACCGTGGCGATTTTGCTGCAGTCTTCCCTGTTCCTGCGCCTGTTGGGTGAGAAAGGGGTGAACGCTCTGGAGCGTCTGATGGGGCTGGTGCTGATTATGATTTCCACCCAGATGTTCCTGGATGGGATCAGAACGTGGATGCGGGGGTAA
- a CDS encoding gluconate transporter — translation MSTLTLVLTAVGSVLLLLFLVMKARMHAFVALMVVSIGAGLFSGMPLDKIADTMQKGMGGTLGFLAIVVALGAMFGKILHETGAVDQIAVKMLKSFGHSRAHYAIGLAGLICALPLFFEVAIVLLISVAFSMARHTGTNLVKLVIPLFAGVAAAAAFLLPGPAPMLLASQMHADFGWMILIGLCAAIPGMIIAGPLFGNFISKFVELKIPDDISEPHLGEGKLPSFGFSLSLILLPLVLVGLKTIAARFTAPGSSLYEWLEFIGHPFTAILVACLVAIYGLAYRQGMDKEKVMAVCGQALQPAGIILLVIGAGGVFKQVLVDSGVGPALGEALTGMGLPIAITCFVLAAAVRIIQGSATVACLTAVGLVMPVIEQLNYNGAQMAALSICIAGGSIVVSHVNDAGFWLFGKFTGASEAQTLKTWTMMETILGTTGAIVGMIAFSLLS, via the coding sequence GTGAGTACATTAACGCTTGTTTTAACCGCGGTCGGCTCCGTGCTGCTCCTGCTGTTTTTAGTAATGAAGGCGCGTATGCACGCCTTCGTGGCTTTGATGGTGGTTTCTATTGGTGCCGGGCTTTTCTCCGGCATGCCGCTCGACAAAATCGCCGACACCATGCAGAAAGGCATGGGCGGTACGCTGGGCTTTCTGGCGATTGTGGTCGCCCTCGGTGCGATGTTCGGTAAAATTTTGCATGAAACCGGCGCGGTGGATCAGATTGCCGTCAAAATGCTGAAGTCCTTCGGCCACAGCCGCGCGCACTACGCGATTGGCCTGGCGGGCCTGATTTGCGCGCTGCCCCTGTTCTTTGAAGTGGCTATCGTGCTGCTGATTAGCGTCGCGTTTTCGATGGCGCGTCATACCGGGACAAACCTGGTGAAACTGGTGATCCCTTTGTTTGCCGGCGTCGCTGCCGCTGCGGCGTTCCTGCTGCCTGGGCCCGCGCCGATGCTGCTGGCCTCCCAGATGCACGCTGACTTTGGCTGGATGATCCTGATTGGCCTGTGCGCCGCGATCCCGGGCATGATTATCGCCGGGCCGCTGTTCGGGAACTTCATCAGCAAGTTTGTTGAGCTGAAAATTCCGGATGACATCTCCGAGCCGCACCTGGGGGAAGGCAAGCTGCCGTCCTTTGGCTTCAGCCTGTCGCTGATTCTGCTGCCGCTGGTGCTGGTTGGCCTGAAAACGATTGCCGCTCGCTTTACCGCGCCAGGCTCTTCGCTGTACGAATGGCTGGAGTTCATTGGCCACCCGTTCACCGCGATTCTGGTGGCTTGCCTGGTGGCTATTTATGGCCTGGCCTATCGTCAGGGCATGGATAAAGAAAAAGTGATGGCGGTATGCGGCCAGGCGCTGCAGCCGGCGGGCATTATCCTGCTGGTTATCGGTGCCGGTGGCGTGTTCAAACAGGTGCTGGTGGACTCCGGCGTGGGCCCGGCATTGGGCGAAGCGCTGACCGGTATGGGCCTGCCTATCGCGATTACCTGCTTCGTGCTGGCGGCGGCGGTACGTATTATTCAGGGCTCCGCAACCGTGGCCTGTCTGACGGCGGTTGGTCTGGTGATGCCGGTTATCGAGCAACTGAATTATAACGGCGCTCAAATGGCAGCCCTGTCGATTTGTATCGCCGGTGGCTCTATCGTGGTGAGTCACGTAAATGACGCCGGCTTCTGGCTGTTCGGCAAGTTTACCGGCGCGTCTGAAGCACAAACGCTGAAGACCTGGACGATGATGGAAACCATCCTCGGCACCACCGGGGCGATTGTCGGGATGATTGCGTTCAGCCTGCTGTCCTAA
- the gntK gene encoding gluconate kinase (thermoresistant; catalyzes the formation of 6-phospho-D-gluconate from gluconate) — MSTTNHDHHIYVLMGVSGSGKSAVASEVAHRLNAAFLDGDFLHPRSNILKMASGEPLNDDDRTPWLKALNDAAFAMQRTNKVSLIVCSALKKHYRDLLRDGNPNLSFIYMKGDFEVIENRLKARKGHFFKTQMLVTQFETLQEPQADEKDVLIVDIDQPLDGVVASTLALINKGSAE, encoded by the coding sequence ATGAGCACTACTAACCACGACCACCACATTTACGTCCTGATGGGCGTCTCCGGCAGCGGTAAATCCGCCGTTGCCAGTGAAGTTGCCCATCGGCTGAACGCCGCGTTTCTTGACGGCGACTTCCTGCATCCCCGCAGCAACATCCTGAAAATGGCCTCCGGCGAGCCGCTGAACGACGACGACCGTACCCCGTGGCTGAAAGCGTTGAACGACGCCGCGTTTGCGATGCAGCGCACCAACAAGGTTTCGCTGATCGTCTGCTCGGCGCTGAAAAAGCACTATCGCGACCTGCTGCGTGACGGTAACCCGAACCTCTCCTTCATCTACATGAAAGGCGATTTCGAAGTGATCGAAAACCGCCTGAAGGCGCGTAAAGGCCACTTCTTTAAAACCCAGATGCTGGTTACCCAATTCGAAACCCTGCAAGAACCGCAGGCGGATGAAAAAGACGTGTTGATCGTGGATATCGATCAGCCGCTGGACGGCGTTGTCGCCAGCACCCTCGCATTAATCAACAAAGGCAGCGCAGAGTGA
- a CDS encoding transcriptional regulator encodes MKKKRPVLQDVADRVGVTKMTVSRFLRNPDQVSAALQVKIAAALDELGYIPNRAPDILSNSTSRAIGVLLPSLTNQVFAEVLRGIENVIDAHGYQTMLAHYGYKPELEQERLESMLSWNIDGLILTERNHTPRTLKMIEVAGIPVVELMDSVSPCLDIAVGFDNFEAARQMTASIIARGHKHVAYLGARLDERTLIKQKGYEQAMLDAGLTPYSVMIENSSSYSTGIELLRQAKREYPQLDSIFCTNDDLAIGAAFECQRQGLRIPEDMAIAGFHGHDIGQVMEPRLASVLTPRERMGRIGAERLLARIRGEIITPKMLDLGFTLSPGGSI; translated from the coding sequence ATGAAAAAGAAAAGACCGGTACTACAGGATGTTGCAGATCGCGTTGGGGTGACCAAAATGACGGTCAGCCGTTTTTTACGCAACCCGGATCAGGTGTCTGCCGCGCTGCAGGTTAAAATTGCCGCCGCGTTAGATGAACTGGGCTATATCCCGAATCGTGCGCCGGATATCCTTTCTAATTCAACCAGCCGGGCCATTGGTGTCCTGCTGCCTTCCCTGACCAATCAGGTGTTCGCTGAAGTGCTGCGCGGCATTGAAAACGTCATTGATGCCCACGGTTACCAGACCATGCTCGCCCACTACGGCTATAAGCCGGAGCTGGAGCAGGAGCGTCTGGAATCCATGCTGTCCTGGAATATTGACGGCCTGATCCTGACCGAGCGCAACCACACGCCCAGAACGCTGAAAATGATTGAAGTCGCCGGGATCCCGGTGGTGGAGCTGATGGACAGTGTCTCTCCTTGTCTGGATATTGCCGTGGGGTTTGATAACTTCGAGGCGGCTCGGCAAATGACGGCCAGTATTATCGCCCGTGGCCATAAACACGTTGCCTATCTGGGCGCCCGCCTCGACGAACGTACCCTCATCAAGCAAAAAGGCTACGAGCAGGCGATGCTCGACGCCGGACTGACGCCGTACAGCGTGATGATTGAAAACTCCTCGTCTTATTCCACCGGTATTGAGCTGTTGCGCCAGGCAAAACGTGAATATCCACAGCTCGACAGCATCTTCTGCACTAACGATGACTTAGCGATTGGTGCGGCGTTTGAATGCCAGCGTCAGGGGCTGCGTATTCCGGAAGATATGGCGATTGCCGGTTTCCACGGCCACGATATCGGGCAGGTGATGGAGCCGCGGCTGGCGAGCGTGCTGACCCCGCGAGAGCGCATGGGGCGTATCGGCGCGGAGCGTCTGCTGGCTCGTATTCGTGGTGAAATCATTACCCCGAAAATGCTGGATTTAGGCTTTACGCTGTCGCCTGGGGGCTCGATCTAG
- a CDS encoding quercetin 2,3-dioxygenase: MIYLRKAQDRGHANHGWLDSWHTFSFADYYDANFMGFSALRVINEDVIDAGQGFGTHPHKDMEILTYVLEGAVEHQDSMGNKERVPAGEFQIMSAGTGIRHSEYNASQTEPLRLYQIWIIPEKTGIAPRYDQRRFDAPQGRQLVLSPDARDGSLKVYQDMELSRWALAKDEQSVYQIPADRRVWIQVVKGDVSINGTQAKTSDAIAVWDEQAISVHANEASEILLFDLPPV; this comes from the coding sequence ATGATCTACTTAAGAAAAGCACAGGACCGCGGCCATGCGAACCACGGTTGGCTGGACAGCTGGCATACCTTCTCTTTTGCCGACTATTATGACGCCAACTTTATGGGCTTCTCGGCGCTGCGGGTCATTAACGAAGACGTTATCGATGCGGGCCAGGGTTTTGGGACCCATCCGCACAAAGACATGGAAATCCTGACTTATGTTCTGGAAGGCGCGGTTGAGCACCAGGACAGCATGGGCAATAAAGAACGTGTGCCTGCGGGTGAGTTCCAGATTATGAGCGCCGGGACCGGGATCCGTCACTCTGAGTACAACGCCAGCCAGACCGAACCGCTGCGCCTGTACCAGATTTGGATTATTCCAGAAAAAACCGGGATCGCGCCGCGCTACGATCAGCGCCGTTTTGATGCTCCTCAGGGGCGCCAACTGGTGCTTTCTCCGGATGCACGCGACGGTTCACTGAAGGTTTATCAGGATATGGAACTGTCCCGCTGGGCTCTGGCAAAAGATGAGCAGTCGGTGTATCAGATCCCGGCCGACCGCCGCGTCTGGATCCAGGTCGTAAAAGGCGATGTGTCCATTAACGGTACCCAGGCAAAAACCAGCGACGCGATCGCGGTCTGGGATGAACAAGCGATTTCCGTTCACGCCAACGAAGCGAGCGAGATCCTGCTGTTCGATCTGCCTCCGGTATAA
- a CDS encoding oxidoreductase, producing MTLHCAFIGFGKSTTRYHLPFVLVRKDKLNVAHIFRRSEKPELEQQPQYAGIHFTSQLDDVLNDPLVKLVVICTHVDSHFEYAKKALEAGKNVLVEKPFTPTLAEARELLTLAKEKGLVVTPYQNRRFDACFLTMKKAIESGKLGKIVEIESHFDMYRPDAPANPGQPADGAFYGLGVHTMDQIISLFGRPDHVAYDIRSLRNKANPDDTFEAQLFYGDLKAIVKTSHLVKIDYPKFIVHGTKGSFVKYGIDQQETSLKAYIMPGEPGFGADSSVATLEYVNEAGETVREEWKPEVGDYGRVYDALYDTLIGGKPNYVREIEVLTNLEILERGFEQPSPATISLA from the coding sequence ATGACTCTGCACTGTGCCTTCATCGGCTTTGGTAAAAGCACCACCCGCTATCACCTTCCGTTCGTTCTGGTTCGTAAAGACAAACTCAACGTTGCCCACATTTTCCGCCGCAGCGAAAAACCGGAGCTGGAACAGCAGCCACAGTACGCGGGGATCCACTTCACCAGCCAGCTCGATGATGTTCTCAATGACCCGCTGGTCAAACTGGTGGTGATTTGTACCCACGTTGACAGCCATTTTGAGTACGCCAAAAAAGCGCTCGAAGCGGGTAAGAACGTGCTGGTAGAAAAACCGTTTACCCCGACGCTTGCTGAAGCCCGCGAACTGCTGACGCTGGCAAAAGAGAAGGGCCTGGTCGTTACGCCTTACCAAAACCGTCGCTTTGACGCCTGCTTCCTGACGATGAAAAAAGCCATCGAGAGCGGCAAGCTCGGCAAGATTGTGGAAATTGAAAGCCACTTCGATATGTACCGCCCCGATGCACCTGCCAACCCTGGTCAGCCGGCGGACGGCGCCTTCTATGGCCTGGGCGTGCATACCATGGACCAAATCATCTCCCTGTTTGGCCGCCCGGACCACGTTGCCTATGATATTCGCAGCCTGCGTAACAAAGCCAACCCGGACGATACCTTTGAAGCCCAGCTGTTTTACGGCGACCTGAAGGCGATCGTGAAAACCAGCCACCTGGTGAAAATCGACTACCCGAAATTTATCGTGCACGGTACCAAAGGTTCGTTTGTGAAGTACGGCATCGACCAGCAGGAAACCAGCCTCAAGGCGTACATCATGCCCGGTGAGCCAGGCTTTGGGGCCGACAGCAGCGTGGCGACGCTGGAGTACGTTAACGAAGCCGGTGAAACGGTGCGCGAGGAGTGGAAGCCGGAAGTGGGCGACTATGGACGCGTCTATGATGCGCTGTACGACACGCTGATCGGCGGTAAGCCTAATTACGTCAGAGAAATTGAAGTTCTCACCAACCTGGAAATCCTGGAGCGTGGTTTCGAGCAGCCTTCTCCTGCGACAATAAGCCTCGCCTGA
- a CDS encoding acetyltransferase has protein sequence MKSVVVRHAEPGDAEALQNMYAHPALYRDTLQLPHPPLKAWHDRITDPRPGSRHLVACIDDEIVGQLTLTVEQSPRRSHVATFGMGVHYNHQGKGIASALLKEMIDLCDKWLRVERIELTVYTDNAAALAVYRKFGFEVEGTGKRFALRDGEYVDAYFMARFKPE, from the coding sequence ATGAAATCAGTTGTTGTGCGTCACGCCGAACCCGGCGATGCGGAAGCTTTACAAAACATGTACGCTCATCCGGCGCTTTACCGCGACACGCTCCAGCTACCTCATCCTCCTCTAAAAGCCTGGCATGACCGAATTACCGACCCCAGACCGGGGAGCCGACATTTGGTGGCATGTATCGACGATGAGATTGTGGGGCAGCTAACGCTCACGGTGGAGCAATCCCCGCGCCGCAGCCACGTCGCCACTTTCGGCATGGGCGTACATTACAATCATCAGGGGAAAGGCATCGCTTCGGCTTTGCTTAAAGAAATGATTGATCTGTGCGATAAATGGCTGCGTGTCGAGCGTATTGAGCTGACGGTGTATACCGATAACGCTGCTGCGCTGGCGGTGTACCGCAAGTTTGGCTTCGAGGTGGAAGGTACCGGGAAGCGTTTTGCGCTGCGCGACGGCGAGTATGTGGATGCGTATTTTATGGCACGCTTTAAACCGGAGTGA